A part of Rhodamnia argentea isolate NSW1041297 chromosome 8, ASM2092103v1, whole genome shotgun sequence genomic DNA contains:
- the LOC115736547 gene encoding osmotin-like protein, whose translation MAPSLLLTTTLLLLLRAPFLSQALTLTVVNNCPFTVWPAIQPNVGHPVLERGGFPLPTLSHRSFPAPDTTWSGRVWARTGCSHAHGGRFSCATGDCGGRLECGGLGGASPATLAQLGLHQGHADFSSYGVSLVDGFNVPMTVTPHEGKGVCPVVGCRADLLATCPPKLQLRSPAGHGPVVACKSGCEAFGTDELCCRNYYNSKSTCRPSSYSEFFKRACPATFTFAHDSPSLMHECSSPRELKVIFCH comes from the coding sequence atggCTCCCTCGCTCCTCTTAACCaccaccctcctcctcctcctccgcgccCCCTTCCTATCCCAAGCGCTCACTCTGACCGtggtcaacaactgccccttcACGGTGTGGCCGGCCATCCAGCCCAACGTCGGCCACCCCGTCCTCGAGCGCGGTGGCTTCCCCCTCCCCACCCTCAGCCACCGCTCCTTCCCCGCCCCCGACACCACCTGGTCCGGCCGCGTCTGGGCCCGCACCGGCTGCTCCCACGCCCACGGAGGCCGCTTCTCCTGCGCCACCGGCGACTGCGGCGGCCGCCTCGAGTGCGGGGGCCTCGGCGGCGCCTCTCCCGCCACCCTCGCCCAGCTCGGCCTCCACCAAGGCCACGCCGACTTCTCCTCCTACGGCGTCAGCCTCGTGGACGGCTTCAACGTCCCCATGACGGTGACGCCGCACGAGGGGAAGGGCGTATGCCCCGTCGTGGGCTGCCGGGCCGACCTGCTGGCGACGTGCCCGCCGAAGCTGCAGCTGCGGTCTCCGGCGGGGCACGGCCCGGTGGTGGCGTGCAAGAGCGGGTGCGAGGCGTTCGGGACTGACGAGCTGTGCTGCAGGAACTACTACAACAGCAAGAGCACGTGCCGGCCGTCGAGCTACTCGGAGTTCTTCAAGCGCGCGTGCCCCGCCACGTTCACGTTCGCGCACGACAGCCCCTCGCTGATGCACGAGTGCTCCTCGCCGCGCGAGCTCAAGGTCATCTTCTGCCACTGA
- the LOC115736546 gene encoding uncharacterized protein LOC115736546, translating into MATFSGLGLALSIIFGFLFLAFVAEVYYLLWWKRRRVASSSSIADVPEEEDYTKYAKELLQLICWRKPSSFQHSTNTNNSKANSENGNDFGANEHETADPEIGNSKDLLSKSPGDQESVDSELMRLHNLHGPPRFLFTIKEETREDLESEDGRSRGDKSRKGSRTRSLSDIILALDQTPFLTPLASPPLKSSSSLNPLESYSNNGFNNPLFESLAEAEWARPATSPPPKFKFLRDAEEKLCRRLREEAAKRAGGQERGFAKPCGGDGDNREGPLVRITVGKNGEKREVLRNVIPHFPSNASQVLPLASSPTAFRPLDK; encoded by the coding sequence ATGGCAACTTTCAGTGGTCTGGGGCTTGCTCTGAGCATAATCTTCGGTTTCCTCTTCTTGGCTTTTGTAGCGGAAGTGTACTATTTGCTGTggtggaaaagaagaagagtagcCTCAAGTAGTAGTATTGCAGACGTCCCTGAAGAAGAAGACTACACCAAATACGCAAAGGAATTGCTCCAACTCATCTGTTGGAGAAAGCCCTCTTCATTCCAACACTCCACCAACACCAATAACAGCAAAGCGAATTCAGAAAATGGAAATGATTTTGGTGCAAATGAGCATGAAACGGCAGACCCAGAAATTGGAAACAGCAAGGACTTGCTGTCGAAGAGCCCTGGAGATCAGGAGAGTGTGGACTCGGAGCTCATGAGGCTCCACAACCTCCATGGCCCACCGAGGTTCCTCTTCACAATCAAGGAAGAGACCAGGGAGGATTTGGAGTCCGAGGATGGGAGGTCAAGGGGCGATAAGAGCAGGAAAGGCTCAAGGACCAGGAGCTTGAGTGACATAATCTTGGCCCTTGACCAGACCCCGTTCCTCACCCCTCTGGCCTCACCTCCACTCAAGTCGTCATCATCCCTCAACCCCCTCGAGAGTTACAGCAACAACGGGTTTAACAACCCCCTGTTCGAGTCCTTGGCGGAGGCCGAGTGGGCTCGGCCGGCGACGTCGCCGCCGCCCAAGTTCAAGTTCCTGAGGGATGCAGAGGAGAAACTGTGCAGGAGACTCAGAGAGGAGGCCGCTAAAAGAGCAGGTGGTCAAGAACGTGGCTTTGCCAAACCCTGCGGTGGCGATGGAGACAACAGAGAAGGGCCTCTTGTGAGGATCACTGTGGGCAAGAACGGAGAGAAGAGGGAGGTTCTTCGGAATGTGATTCCACATTTCCCTTCAAATGCTTCCCAGGTACTTCCGCTGGCATCTTCTCCAACAGCTTTCAGGCCCCTAGACAAGTAA
- the LOC115736548 gene encoding uncharacterized protein LOC115736548, with protein sequence MGRKAGAPYINPKKFGSLQKPCMKEMISFLNCLALSHNNDDKCVRQKELLSACMDAQSGRNRKVGGSINYHLQRLNRGRK encoded by the exons ATGGGCCGAAAAGCAGGTGCACCGTACATCAACCCCAAAAAATTTGGTTCACTTCAAAAGCCTTGCATGAAGGAAATGATATCATTTCTCAACTGCTTGGCACTAAGCCATAACAACGATGATAAATGCGTCCGGCAAAAGGAACTTTTGAGTGCTTGCATGGATGCTCAG AGTGGAAGAAACAGAAAGGTTGGGGGAAGCATTAATTATCACCTGCAGAGGCTTAACAGGGGAAGGAAGTAG
- the LOC115736545 gene encoding U-box domain-containing protein 13-like, with amino-acid sequence MEAGRAALAEGLIGSANEIASISDYGCAVKKQYCNLARRLKLLIPMFEEVRESKQPVGEGTAGALASLEEALDSAKDLLRFGSEGSKIYMVLEREQLMSKFDEVTAHIERALSAISYEELDISDEVQEQVELVLAQFRRAKGRTDPLDMELYGDLLSLYEGNGKAADTAVLSRLTAKLQLTEIADLTQESLALHEMVSASGEDPGKSIEKMSMLLKKIKDFVQTENPEMDAPAKLEGLPLRSAGEAAADGNHKAPAIPNDFRCPISLELMKDPVIVSTGQTYERSCIEKWLEEGHGTCPKTQQTLTSTSLTPNYVLRSLIAQWCEANGIEPPKRPASSRPNKATSAFSPADRTKIEVLLRKLNSGIPEEQRSAAGEIRLLAKRNADNRIAIAEAGAIPLLVSVLLTPDSRTQEHAVTALLNLSICENNKGVIVSSGAVPRIVHVLKKGSMEARENAAATLFSLSVVDEYKVTIGGSGAIPPLVALLSEGTQRGKKDAATALFNLCIYQGNKGKAVRASIVPTLMRLLTEPEGTMVDEALAILAILASHSEGKTAIGAAEAVPMLVEFISRGSPRNRENAAAILAHLCSGDQRHVVKAQELGVTGPLTDLAQNGTDRGKRKAAQLLERMRRYVEQQKEAQAQAEADAQIHHTQTPSERDS; translated from the exons ATGGAGGCCGGCAGGGCGGCGCTCGCGGAGGGCCTCATCGGGAGCGCCAACGAGATTGCGTCCATCTCCGACTACGGATGCGCGGTGAAGAAGCAGTACTGCAACCTTGCCCGGCGGCTGAAGCTCTTGATCCCAATGTTCGAGGAGGTTCGGGAGTCGAAGCAGCCGGTCGGTGAGGGGACGGCCGGCGCTCTGGCCTCGTTGGAGGAAGCTCTGGATTCGGCCAAGGATTTGCTTCGTTTCGGGAGCGAGGGGAGCAAGATTTACATG GTCCTAGAGAGGGAGCAATTAATGAGCAAGTTTGATGAGGTGACGGCGCATATAGAACGAGCTCTAAGTGCAATTTCCTATGAAGAACTTGATATATCAGACGAAGTTCAGGAACAG GTTGAGCTTGTTCTCGCACAGTTTAGAAGAGCCAAAGGACGGACTGATCCACTGGACATGGAACTCTATGGAGATCTATTGTCTCTTTATGAGGGCAATGGCAAGGCTGCAGATACAGCTGTCCTAAGTAGATTGACTGCAAAGTTGCAATTGACGGAAATAGCTGACCTTACGCAGGAATCTCTTGCTCTACATGAGATGGTTTCTGCTAGTGGTGAAGATCCAGGGAAGAGCATTGAGAAGATGTCGATGCTCTTgaagaaaattaaagattttGTTCAGACAGAGAACCCTGAAATGGATGCTCCTGCAAAACTAGAAGGTTTGCCGCTGCGTTCAGCTGGAGAAGCAGCCGCCGATGGAAACCACAAAGCCCCTGCTATCCCCAATGATTTCCGCTGTCCAATATCGTTAGAGTTGATGAAGGATCCTGTCATTGTTTCGACAGGACAG ACCTATGAACGCTCTTGCATTGAGAAATGGCTGGAAGAAGGGCATGGAACATGTCCAAAGACACAACAAACCCTCACCAGCACCTCCCTCACACCGAACTACGTCCTGCGCAGCCTCATAGCTCAGTGGTGTGAAGCAAATGGCATCGAACCGCCTAAACGTCCCGCGAGCTCTCGCCCTAATAAAGCTACTTCTGCCTTCTCCCCTGCAGATCGTACAAAGATTGAAGTTCTTCTCCGTAAGCTAAACTCTGGCATCCCCGAAGAGCAGCGCTCTGCTGCCGGCGAGATCCGCCTTCTTGCAAAGCGCAATGCAGATAATCGCATCGCCATCGCTGAAGCCGGCGCAATTCCTCTCCTAGTAAGTGTCCTCTTAACACCAGACTCTCGCACGCAGGAGCATGCCGTAACAGCTCTTCTAAACTTATCCATATGCGAAAATAATAAGGGAGTCATCGTCTCTTCGGGAGCAGTTCCCAGAATAGTTCACGTCCTGAAGAAGGGAAGCATGGAAGCGCGAGAAAATGCCGCAGCTACCCTGTTCAGCCTCTCAGTCGTGGATGAATATAAAGTCACCATTGGAGGCTCGGGCGCAATCCCACCACTGGTGGCGCTTCTAAGTGAAGGTACCCAAAGAGGGAAGAAAGATGCTGCGACAGCACTTTTCAATTTGTGTATATACCAAGGCAACAAGGGAAAGGCTGTGAGGGCCAGTATCGTGCCCACGCTAATGCGACTGCTCACCGAACCTGAGGGTACTATGGTGGACGAGGCATTGGCCATATTAGCGATACTTGCTAGTCATTCCGAAGGAAAGACAGCCATCGGAGCTGCAGAGGCGGTGCCTATGCTCGTCGAGTTTATCAGCAGAGGTTCACCGAGAAACAGAGAGAATGCAGCCGCAATTTTGGCGCATCTTTGCTCTGGAGATCAGAGACACGTAGTAAAGGCGCAAGAACTCGGAGTGACAGGTCCACTCACGGATTTGGCACAAAACGGGACAGATAGAGGGAAGAGAAAGGCAGCACAATTACTCGAGCGAATGAGACGGTATGTCGAGCAGCAGAAGGAGGCTCAGGCGCAAGCTGAAGCCGATGCTCAGATTCACCATACACAAACTCCCTCCGAAAGAGATAGCTAA
- the LOC115736676 gene encoding uncharacterized protein At3g17950-like, whose protein sequence is MAQQREGWPLGLQPVNVRVGLGRNNRGRSAGSISFNTLLTGSPTSSCTDFSSDLDTESTGSFFHDRSITLGSLMGASTMLELSRRSTRIRKPEAVKKSCKPRIWLFSLCSGVSTDVERMDNDAAQSLGQFLAVERKAANGCRRIGQGPITYGPDEIVMAQGESGPSNSLFVDGRVAPPPRASPGAEEGDGPDGYGVSLILCCACGNGSH, encoded by the exons ATGGCTCAACAG AGAGAGGGATGGCCTCTGGGGTTGCAGCCAGTGAATGTGAGGGTCGGGTTGGGGAGGAACAACAGGGGACGCTCTGCTGGTTCCATATCTTTCAACACCCTGCTCACTGGCTCTCCCACTTCTTCTTGCACAGACTTCTCCTCAGATTTGGACACTGAG TCCACAGGATCATTCTTCCACGACAGGAGCATCACCCTCGGGAGCCTAATGGGTGCTTCCACCATGCTAGAGCTCTCTCGGAGATCGACGAGAATCCGAAAACCAGAGGCCGTCAAGAAAAGCTGCAAGCCCAGAATCTGGTTATTCTCTCTGTGCTCAGGGGTGAGCACTGACGTGGAGAGGATGGACAACGATGCTGCTCAGTCACTCGGCCAATTTCTTGCGGTGGAGAGGAAAGCCGCCAACGGATGCAGGAGAATCGGCCAGGGCCCGATCACGTATGGACCCGACGAGATCGTCATGGCCCAGGGCGAGAGCGGGCCGTCGAACTCACTCTTCGTCGACGGCCGGGTCGCACCCCCTCCTAGAGCGAGCCCAGGAGCAGAGGAAGGTGATGGCCCCGATGGGTATGGAGTGTCTCTGATTCTTTGCTGTGCGTGTGGGAATGGCTCTCACTGA